One genomic window of Candidatus Kuenenia stuttgartiensis includes the following:
- the cooS gene encoding anaerobic carbon-monoxide dehydrogenase catalytic subunit: MEDKQKTTDQIMLDKMRESKIETMYDRYKAQQPQCGYGSLALCCRHCNYGPCNIDPFGPGPKRGICGADANTFAARHFLRMSAAGTACHSDHGRAVAHLLVATARGEAPGYRIKDVEKLKMIAECFDIKTKDREINEIAEEVGEMALMEFGKPYGTLLFLKRAPAARQKIWEKLGIASRAIDREVTESMHRTGMGGDQDYRNLTKQAMRVSLADGWGGSMIATELQDILFGTPKPVQGRANLGVLKKDYVNIVVHGHEPQLAEAIVMASTGPDIEKAVAAVGAKGIVIAGLCCTANELLVRHGIPMAGHMTMQEGAMATGVVEVMVVDIQCVMQALAETAKHFHTKLVTTLSKAKISGAEHVEFEDENALESAKKIILMAIGNYKNRDKKKVFIPDASEPNLIAGFSHETIKYMLGGRFRASYRPLNDNIINGRIRGVVGIAGCTSPKAGECTQSYVDLAKELIANNILVVATGCAAGQCASGGLMLPELKDQCGAGLKEVCEAVGIPPVLHSGACVDNSRILIACSEMAKEGGLGNDISDLPVAGACLEWMSEKAIAIGQFLVASGIYTVFGMNSPVAGAPDLQNLLTKELEEQVGARWDFQQDIKKIGKMLMDHIEMKREALGINVKKERKLYDMAERRALEQECKPAGHH, translated from the coding sequence ATGGAAGATAAACAAAAGACAACAGACCAAATAATGCTTGATAAAATGCGTGAATCGAAGATTGAGACTATGTATGACAGATACAAGGCTCAGCAGCCGCAATGCGGCTATGGAAGCCTTGCTCTATGTTGCAGACATTGCAACTACGGACCATGCAATATAGATCCGTTTGGCCCTGGTCCTAAAAGAGGCATTTGCGGTGCAGATGCAAATACTTTTGCCGCAAGGCATTTCCTTCGTATGAGTGCTGCGGGAACTGCGTGCCATTCTGATCATGGACGTGCGGTTGCCCATCTTTTAGTTGCAACGGCAAGGGGCGAGGCCCCCGGTTACCGCATAAAAGATGTAGAAAAACTTAAAATGATTGCCGAGTGTTTTGATATTAAAACCAAGGACAGGGAAATAAACGAAATTGCCGAAGAAGTTGGAGAGATGGCATTAATGGAGTTCGGAAAACCTTACGGAACGCTTTTGTTTCTCAAACGTGCCCCTGCGGCACGCCAAAAGATATGGGAAAAATTAGGAATTGCATCCAGGGCTATTGACCGGGAGGTCACAGAAAGCATGCACCGTACCGGCATGGGTGGAGACCAGGATTACAGGAATCTTACAAAGCAGGCGATGCGTGTATCTCTTGCAGATGGCTGGGGCGGTAGTATGATTGCCACCGAACTTCAGGACATTCTGTTTGGAACTCCTAAGCCGGTACAGGGAAGAGCAAACCTTGGCGTGTTGAAGAAGGATTACGTAAATATCGTTGTTCACGGACACGAGCCTCAGCTTGCGGAAGCAATTGTTATGGCTTCCACTGGCCCCGATATCGAAAAAGCAGTGGCGGCAGTGGGCGCAAAAGGCATTGTGATTGCCGGTCTCTGTTGTACCGCAAACGAGCTTCTTGTTCGGCATGGCATCCCAATGGCGGGACACATGACGATGCAGGAGGGGGCAATGGCAACCGGGGTTGTGGAGGTGATGGTTGTTGATATCCAATGCGTAATGCAGGCGCTTGCGGAAACGGCAAAACATTTCCACACAAAGCTCGTCACTACATTATCCAAAGCAAAAATCTCCGGTGCGGAACACGTTGAATTTGAAGATGAAAATGCATTGGAGTCCGCCAAAAAAATAATCCTTATGGCCATCGGTAATTACAAAAATCGTGATAAAAAAAAGGTGTTTATCCCGGACGCTTCCGAACCTAACCTTATTGCAGGATTTAGCCATGAAACAATTAAATATATGCTTGGGGGAAGGTTTAGGGCAAGTTACCGGCCTTTAAATGATAATATCATCAACGGAAGGATCCGGGGCGTTGTTGGGATTGCAGGCTGTACAAGCCCGAAAGCCGGAGAATGCACACAATCGTATGTTGATTTGGCGAAGGAACTCATTGCAAACAATATCCTGGTTGTTGCAACCGGTTGTGCAGCAGGACAATGCGCCTCCGGCGGTCTGATGCTCCCCGAATTAAAAGATCAGTGCGGGGCGGGATTAAAAGAGGTTTGCGAGGCGGTCGGCATACCACCAGTCCTGCATTCCGGCGCCTGTGTGGATAACAGCCGCATTCTTATTGCCTGTTCTGAAATGGCAAAAGAGGGCGGCCTGGGGAATGATATCAGCGACCTCCCCGTAGCAGGGGCATGTCTGGAGTGGATGAGCGAAAAGGCTATCGCTATCGGGCAGTTTTTGGTAGCTTCCGGAATTTATACTGTATTTGGTATGAATTCCCCGGTTGCCGGTGCGCCTGACTTGCAGAACCTGCTCACAAAGGAATTGGAAGAACAGGTAGGCGCAAGATGGGATTTCCAGCAGGATATAAAGAAAATCGGCAAGATGTTGATGGACCATATCGAAATGAAAAGAGAGGCTCTTGGTATAAACGTAAAGAAAGAAAGGAAGCTTTACGATATGGCGGAACGAAGAGCGTTGGAGCAGGAATGTAAACCTGCCGGGCATCATTAA
- a CDS encoding AAA family ATPase has product MKIAISGKGGVGKTTFVAALAKVFKEAGKKVIAIDADPVSNLAVTLGFMKGSEIIPISQMKDLIKERTGASDEYGKFFKLNPTVSDLPEKLSLEHEGIKLMVLGAIKHGGSGCACPESAFLRTLLSHLIVQRDEVVLVDMEAGVEHLGRATVKAVDVLIVIVEPGSKSIQTAFQVKKLAEDIGLTSVYAVGNKVASEEHKAFIQNGLDGIPLLGFISYDEKILESDIKGIAAFAENNKLLEEICQIKNKLEEIVKEK; this is encoded by the coding sequence ATGAAAATTGCGATATCAGGGAAGGGAGGGGTGGGAAAAACGACTTTCGTTGCGGCATTGGCGAAGGTGTTTAAAGAAGCCGGAAAGAAAGTCATTGCCATTGATGCTGATCCGGTATCTAACCTGGCGGTGACGCTTGGTTTTATGAAGGGGTCTGAAATAATCCCCATCAGCCAGATGAAGGACTTGATAAAAGAACGTACGGGCGCATCAGATGAGTATGGTAAATTTTTTAAATTAAACCCCACTGTTTCTGATTTACCGGAAAAACTTTCTCTGGAACATGAGGGCATCAAGCTAATGGTATTGGGCGCCATAAAGCATGGTGGCAGCGGATGCGCCTGCCCGGAAAGTGCGTTTTTGAGAACACTGCTTAGCCATTTGATAGTGCAAAGAGACGAGGTCGTCCTTGTAGATATGGAAGCAGGCGTGGAACATTTGGGGCGGGCCACCGTAAAAGCCGTAGATGTATTGATCGTAATAGTAGAACCTGGTTCTAAAAGTATACAAACGGCGTTTCAGGTAAAAAAACTGGCTGAAGATATCGGTCTTACCTCTGTTTATGCGGTGGGTAATAAAGTAGCTTCCGAAGAGCATAAGGCTTTCATTCAAAATGGACTTGATGGTATTCCCCTTTTGGGGTTTATTTCATATGATGAGAAAATACTCGAATCTGATATTAAGGGAATAGCCGCTTTCGCGGAAAACAACAAATTGTTAGAAGAAATCTGCCAAATTAAAAACAAGTTAGAGGAGATTGTTAAAGAGAAGTAA
- the purE gene encoding 5-(carboxyamino)imidazole ribonucleotide mutase → MKMKKIGIVMGSDSDVPIIKEAVQTLREFGLDFDVNVISAHRSPERAHSYALEAEKKYEVIIVGAGGAAHLAGVIASLTPVPVIGIPMPTPELGGLDSLLSTVQMPSGVPVSTMGIGKAGAINAAILAIQILSVANPALRQKIVMYKKQLSNAVSRKDQGLRAKLGLE, encoded by the coding sequence ATGAAAATGAAAAAGATTGGTATAGTAATGGGTAGTGATTCAGACGTGCCAATAATTAAAGAGGCTGTACAAACGTTAAGAGAATTTGGATTGGATTTCGATGTAAATGTCATATCTGCCCATCGTTCACCGGAACGTGCCCATTCTTATGCTTTGGAAGCCGAAAAAAAATACGAAGTAATCATTGTTGGGGCGGGGGGGGCTGCACATCTGGCAGGGGTAATTGCCAGCCTGACGCCTGTTCCTGTTATCGGAATTCCTATGCCAACGCCAGAATTGGGAGGTTTGGATTCGCTTCTTTCTACCGTACAAATGCCATCTGGCGTCCCCGTTTCTACCATGGGTATTGGAAAGGCAGGGGCAATTAACGCCGCAATACTGGCAATACAGATATTAAGTGTTGCGAATCCGGCTTTGAGGCAAAAAATAGTTATGTATAAAAAGCAACTCTCTAATGCTGTTTCCAGGAAAGATCAGGGGTTGAGGGCAAAGCTGGGTCTGGAGTAG
- the fdhF gene encoding formate dehydrogenase subunit alpha has product MTTVIIDGKRVEADPSQTILEAARRVGIRIPTLCHDPRLKPSGACRICVVEVEGKDNLAASCATPVSEGMKVSTRSEAVLRSRRLNLELLWSNHPNDCLTCDKAGECSLQNLMYEYDVKTSRFVKQNPVPAPDESNPAIYRDMNKCIMCGKCVRICDEVQGQHVWTFSDRGIKTRVSTAFEKSMQDGGCVFCGHCVSVCPVGALMDKPVMKKARSWETRKVRTVCSYCGVGCSLVLHIKNNEILQVTADINSAPNYGSLCVKGRYGFEFYSSKDRLKTPLVRDNINEPFREASWEEAIGLVAKRFSEIKKKYGPDSFGCLSSSRGTNEENFLAQKFTRVVMGTNNMDNCARVCHAPSVTGLRAALGSGAATNSLADIEGAEVLIVSGSNTTEAHPVAALKIKKAVRQNGAKLIVIDPRKIELVKYADIHLQLRAGTNVALINGLLHVIIKEGLQNDDFIERRTENFEMLKQVVSKYTPEETEAITGVPKEDIIKAARMYAGTNKGMIIYGLGMTEHKAGSHGVMSLANLALITGNVGRPNTGINPLRGQNNVQGSCDMGALPDVYACYQRVDDPEANRKHAEAWKVKKLPEKPGLKEPQMYRAIESGDLKAMYIIGYDPAISQADINKVRASISKLEFLVVQELFMTETAKLAHVVLPTSCYFEKDGTFTNAERRVRRLHKAIPLPEGTKSDWDIICSIATAMGYPMSYNHPSEIMDEIAKLTPDMAGINYKRLEGDGLVWPVWDMNHPGTPILHKDTFKRGRGMFNDLMYTPSEELPDEEYPLLLTTGRRLYQYNNGSMSLRNPEICAINSEEFMEIHPADAAKLDIKSGEKVKVSSRRGSLEVKTELTEKSRLGSVFLSFHYPETPTNVLTGPGEDMLALTPEYKVCAVKVEKM; this is encoded by the coding sequence ATGACAACAGTAATAATAGACGGGAAGCGTGTGGAGGCAGACCCTTCGCAGACGATACTGGAAGCAGCACGTCGGGTTGGGATACGGATACCGACACTATGCCATGATCCGCGGTTGAAGCCATCGGGGGCGTGCAGGATATGTGTGGTGGAAGTGGAAGGGAAGGACAATTTGGCGGCTTCGTGTGCGACGCCTGTATCGGAGGGCATGAAGGTGTCAACCCGGAGCGAAGCGGTGCTGCGTTCCCGGCGGCTGAATCTGGAATTGCTCTGGTCGAATCATCCCAATGATTGCCTTACCTGCGACAAGGCGGGGGAGTGTAGCCTGCAGAACCTGATGTATGAGTATGACGTAAAGACATCGCGGTTTGTGAAGCAGAATCCCGTGCCTGCGCCTGACGAGTCTAATCCTGCCATTTACCGTGACATGAACAAGTGCATAATGTGCGGCAAATGTGTCAGGATATGCGATGAAGTGCAGGGGCAGCATGTGTGGACGTTTTCGGATCGTGGGATAAAGACAAGGGTATCAACCGCCTTTGAGAAATCGATGCAGGACGGGGGTTGTGTGTTCTGCGGTCATTGTGTATCCGTCTGTCCGGTGGGGGCGTTAATGGACAAGCCGGTAATGAAGAAGGCGCGTTCATGGGAGACCAGAAAAGTGAGGACGGTATGTTCTTATTGCGGGGTGGGTTGCAGTCTGGTGCTCCATATAAAAAACAATGAAATATTACAAGTAACGGCGGATATAAACTCTGCGCCCAATTATGGGAGCCTCTGTGTTAAGGGGCGGTATGGATTTGAATTTTATTCAAGCAAGGATCGTTTAAAAACGCCGCTTGTGCGTGATAACATAAACGAACCGTTTCGGGAAGCAAGCTGGGAAGAGGCAATCGGCCTTGTGGCGAAGAGATTTTCGGAGATAAAGAAAAAGTACGGCCCGGATTCGTTCGGGTGTCTGAGTTCATCGAGGGGTACAAACGAGGAAAACTTTCTTGCCCAGAAATTTACACGTGTGGTAATGGGCACCAATAATATGGACAATTGTGCACGTGTATGTCATGCGCCTTCGGTAACGGGGCTGAGGGCTGCGCTTGGGAGCGGAGCGGCAACAAACTCACTGGCCGATATTGAAGGCGCTGAAGTGCTCATCGTGAGCGGTTCCAACACGACGGAAGCCCACCCGGTAGCCGCGTTAAAAATAAAAAAGGCGGTGAGGCAGAACGGAGCGAAACTCATCGTAATAGATCCCAGAAAAATAGAACTGGTCAAATATGCGGATATACACCTTCAGTTAAGGGCAGGGACAAACGTGGCGCTCATAAACGGACTCCTTCACGTAATCATAAAAGAGGGATTGCAGAATGACGACTTCATAGAAAGGCGTACCGAGAACTTTGAAATGCTGAAGCAGGTAGTAAGCAAATATACCCCTGAAGAGACGGAGGCGATTACCGGGGTACCGAAGGAAGACATAATAAAAGCCGCAAGGATGTATGCGGGTACGAACAAGGGTATGATCATTTACGGGTTAGGGATGACGGAGCACAAGGCGGGTTCACACGGGGTAATGTCTTTGGCGAATCTGGCGCTAATAACCGGGAATGTTGGGCGTCCGAATACGGGTATAAACCCTCTGCGTGGGCAGAACAACGTACAGGGGTCGTGTGATATGGGTGCATTGCCGGACGTATATGCATGTTACCAGAGGGTGGACGATCCGGAAGCCAACCGTAAGCATGCTGAAGCATGGAAGGTAAAGAAGCTTCCGGAGAAGCCCGGTTTGAAAGAGCCGCAGATGTACCGTGCGATAGAATCCGGGGATTTGAAGGCGATGTATATAATAGGCTATGACCCGGCGATATCACAGGCGGATATAAACAAGGTAAGGGCATCAATAAGCAAGCTTGAATTTCTGGTAGTGCAGGAGCTATTCATGACAGAGACGGCGAAACTTGCGCATGTGGTATTGCCAACGAGTTGTTACTTTGAGAAGGATGGTACGTTTACCAATGCGGAGAGAAGAGTACGGAGGCTACATAAGGCTATACCGTTGCCGGAGGGAACGAAATCGGACTGGGATATTATTTGTTCAATCGCCACGGCAATGGGATACCCTATGAGTTATAATCATCCGAGTGAGATTATGGATGAGATAGCGAAGCTGACGCCTGATATGGCGGGTATTAATTACAAGCGTCTGGAGGGAGACGGGTTAGTGTGGCCTGTGTGGGACATGAATCATCCCGGAACGCCGATACTGCATAAAGACACCTTTAAAAGGGGGCGGGGGATGTTTAACGACCTGATGTATACCCCTTCAGAAGAATTGCCGGACGAGGAGTATCCGTTATTGCTGACAACCGGTCGGCGGCTGTATCAGTATAATAATGGTTCGATGTCCTTGAGGAATCCGGAGATATGCGCCATAAACTCTGAGGAGTTTATGGAAATACATCCGGCGGATGCGGCGAAACTGGATATAAAATCAGGCGAGAAGGTCAAAGTATCTTCGAGGCGAGGTTCGCTGGAAGTAAAGACGGAGTTAACGGAGAAATCCCGGTTGGGAAGCGTATTCCTGTCCTTCCATTATCCTGAAACACCGACGAATGTGTTAACTGGGCCTGGAGAAGATATGCTTGCGCTTACACCGGAGTATAAGGTGTGTGCCGTTAAGGTAGAGAAAATGTAA